A genomic window from Pseudanabaena yagii GIHE-NHR1 includes:
- the psb28 gene encoding photosystem II reaction center protein Psb28, with product MTARIQLAIGIDEEASDVKITRSKDGDTSVAVFFFDSPNCMSGANAGNNEILGMYMIDEEGQMVTRNVNAKFINGKSAGIEAIHKLNGQSEWERFLRFMNRYAEANGMSLNKA from the coding sequence ATGACAGCAAGAATACAGTTAGCGATCGGCATTGATGAAGAAGCTTCCGATGTAAAAATCACCAGATCTAAGGATGGAGATACCAGCGTTGCTGTGTTTTTCTTTGATTCACCTAACTGTATGTCTGGCGCAAATGCTGGCAATAATGAAATTTTGGGAATGTACATGATTGATGAAGAGGGGCAAATGGTGACGCGCAACGTCAACGCCAAATTCATCAATGGCAAGTCTGCGGGAATTGAAGCAATTCATAAACTCAATGGACAGTCTGAATGGGAACGCTTTTTGAGATTTATGAATCGCTATGCTGAAGCTAATGGTATGAGTCTCAATAAAGCTTAA
- the purU gene encoding formyltetrahydrofolate deformylase: protein MTMTTATLLVSCPDQKGLVAKISDWVFSHGGNILHADQHSDSTAGLFLMRVEWELDSFDLAREEIAPTFEKLAINIHAKWNIHFSDYVRRIAIFVSKQDHCLYDLILRQRSHELDAVIPVVISNHPDLEKVAHNFGINYHHIAINPENKLEQEKKQLELLNQYKIDLVVLAKYMQVLSPNFLSKFSQVINIHHSFLPAFAGANPYQRAYKRGVKIIGATAHYVTDELDEGPIIEQDVIRVSHRDSVTDLIRKGKDLERIVLARAVRQHLQNRVLVYGQSANSGLGLRTVVFD from the coding sequence ATAACTATGACAACTGCAACTTTACTAGTTTCTTGTCCAGATCAAAAAGGCTTAGTCGCAAAAATTTCGGACTGGGTGTTTTCCCACGGTGGCAATATTCTCCATGCCGATCAACATTCTGATAGTACGGCAGGGCTATTTTTAATGCGGGTTGAATGGGAATTGGATAGCTTTGATCTAGCGCGAGAAGAGATTGCCCCGACCTTTGAGAAACTAGCGATCAATATCCATGCTAAATGGAATATTCATTTTTCTGACTATGTGCGCCGTATTGCCATTTTTGTCTCGAAACAGGATCACTGTTTGTATGATTTGATCCTGCGGCAGCGATCGCATGAACTTGATGCCGTGATCCCCGTTGTCATTAGTAACCATCCTGATTTAGAAAAGGTCGCGCATAACTTTGGGATTAATTATCATCACATTGCGATCAATCCTGAAAATAAGTTGGAGCAAGAGAAAAAGCAACTAGAACTACTCAACCAATACAAGATTGATTTGGTGGTTCTGGCGAAATATATGCAGGTACTTAGTCCAAATTTTCTGTCAAAGTTTTCGCAAGTAATTAATATCCACCATTCCTTTTTGCCTGCTTTTGCGGGAGCAAATCCCTATCAAAGAGCCTATAAACGTGGCGTAAAGATTATTGGGGCAACAGCTCATTATGTAACCGATGAACTCGATGAGGGACCAATTATTGAGCAGGATGTGATTCGGGTGTCCCATCGCGATTCAGTTACCGATCTGATTCGTAAAGGTAAAGACTTAGAGCGAATTGTTTTGGCTAGGGCTGTCAGACAACATTTACAAAACCGAGTATTGGTTTATGGTCAATCTGCTAACTCAGGTTTGGGACTGAGGACTGTAGTATTTGATTAG
- a CDS encoding MGMT family protein — protein MTKEATSYDRIYEIVRQIPRGYVATYGQIAELANLARKARVVGYALYRVDMQSLDVPWQRVVNAKGEISLSPLRFGTDYLQRSLLEAEGIIFSPTGKIDLRKYLWKPDLGWAVTSADHHNIK, from the coding sequence ATGACCAAAGAAGCAACAAGCTACGATCGCATTTACGAAATTGTGCGTCAAATTCCACGAGGTTACGTGGCTACCTATGGACAGATTGCTGAGCTTGCCAATTTAGCGAGAAAAGCCCGTGTAGTCGGCTATGCACTCTATCGTGTGGATATGCAATCTTTAGATGTGCCTTGGCAGCGAGTGGTGAATGCCAAGGGGGAAATTTCACTATCGCCTTTACGCTTTGGGACTGACTATTTGCAGCGATCGCTTCTTGAAGCAGAAGGAATTATTTTCAGTCCCACAGGTAAAATCGATCTACGCAAATATTTATGGAAACCTGATTTAGGATGGGCAGTGACAAGCGCTGACCATCACAATATTAAATAA
- a CDS encoding NIL domain-containing protein, with protein sequence MLAAECIDSRATVNIEEKRRTTTRIAMRVPRSCYGEPIISRLSCEHGLTVTIIAALLGENPEDDGWFTLELTGTTQQIQSGIIYLEELDLEIWDKTAVEDESW encoded by the coding sequence ATGCTAGCGGCGGAATGCATCGATTCCAGAGCTACCGTAAATATAGAGGAAAAGCGACGGACGACTACACGTATAGCTATGCGCGTACCGAGAAGTTGCTACGGAGAGCCAATTATCTCTCGCCTCTCCTGTGAACACGGACTGACTGTGACTATCATTGCTGCACTTCTTGGAGAAAATCCAGAAGATGATGGCTGGTTCACCTTAGAACTAACTGGAACAACCCAACAAATACAAAGTGGAATTATTTATCTAGAAGAGCTAGATTTAGAAATTTGGGATAAAACAGCTGTCGAGGACGAAAGCTGGTAA
- a CDS encoding peroxiredoxin — protein MTLRLGDTVPDFTQDSTDGVINFHEWIGDSWAILFSHPKDFTPVCTTELGTVAKLKPEFDKRNIKAIALSVDGVESHKGWVGDIEETQSTKLNYPILADEDKKVSELYGMIHPNSSTGNTLTVRSVFIIDSNKKLRLTLTYPASTGRNFDEILRVIDSLQLTDNYSVATPANWKDGDDCVIVPSVSDEEAKTKFPKGFNPVKPYLRLTPQPNK, from the coding sequence ATGACACTGCGTTTAGGCGATACCGTACCCGATTTTACTCAAGACTCTACTGATGGCGTGATTAATTTTCATGAGTGGATCGGTGATAGCTGGGCAATTCTATTTTCGCACCCTAAAGATTTCACCCCTGTTTGTACCACTGAGCTAGGAACCGTTGCTAAGCTCAAGCCAGAATTTGATAAGCGCAACATAAAAGCGATCGCTTTGAGTGTTGATGGTGTTGAATCTCACAAGGGATGGGTTGGCGATATTGAAGAAACCCAAAGCACCAAGCTTAACTACCCTATTCTTGCCGATGAAGACAAGAAGGTTTCAGAGCTTTATGGCATGATTCACCCTAACTCTTCCACAGGTAATACATTGACTGTGCGATCGGTATTCATCATTGATTCCAATAAGAAGCTTCGCCTCACCTTGACCTATCCTGCTAGTACAGGTCGCAACTTTGATGAAATTTTGCGCGTGATTGATTCACTGCAATTGACTGACAACTACAGCGTTGCTACACCTGCTAACTGGAAAGATGGTGATGACTGTGTGATTGTGCCTTCAGTTTCTGATGAGGAAGCTAAGACCAAATTCCCTAAAGGTTTCAATCCTGTGAAGCCATACTTGCGTTTGACTCCTCAGCCTAACAAGTAA
- a CDS encoding SAM-dependent methyltransferase, translating to MILDQIVPFGRSKAEYELMFGLSDGDRHKSIIGIGDGPASFNAEMTTAGYQVTSIDPIYQFTASKIKSRFDACVDDIIEQVRNTPDNWVWIYHKSPDDLRANRENAIALFLEDYDRGKAEGRYIKAELPKLEFPNQQFQLALCSHFLFLYSEHLSFEFHLESIRELCRIAEEVRIFPLLTLAQVRSPYIDQVCSILASEGISSEIVQVPYELQKGGNQAIIFRQ from the coding sequence ATGATATTAGATCAGATTGTGCCTTTTGGAAGGTCAAAGGCTGAATATGAGTTGATGTTTGGGTTGTCGGATGGCGATCGCCATAAATCCATCATTGGTATTGGTGATGGGCCTGCGAGCTTTAATGCTGAGATGACCACCGCAGGTTATCAAGTTACATCGATAGATCCCATATATCAATTTACGGCAAGCAAAATCAAAAGCCGCTTTGATGCTTGTGTAGACGATATTATTGAGCAGGTGCGGAATACGCCAGACAATTGGGTATGGATCTATCACAAGTCCCCTGATGATTTACGTGCTAATCGCGAAAATGCGATCGCACTATTTCTAGAAGATTATGATCGCGGGAAAGCTGAAGGCAGATATATCAAGGCTGAATTGCCGAAACTAGAGTTTCCTAATCAACAATTTCAACTTGCGCTCTGTTCCCATTTTCTATTTCTCTATTCCGAGCATCTAAGTTTTGAGTTCCATTTAGAATCAATTCGTGAACTTTGTCGTATTGCCGAAGAAGTCAGGATTTTTCCATTGTTAACGCTTGCTCAAGTGCGATCGCCTTATATCGATCAAGTATGTAGCATTCTAGCTAGCGAAGGCATTAGTTCAGAAATTGTGCAAGTTCCCTACGAGTTACAAAAGGGTGGCAATCAAGCAATTATCTTTCGACAATAA